One genomic segment of Catalinimonas alkaloidigena includes these proteins:
- a CDS encoding DUF4286 family protein, producing MIQYNQTINIESSIEADWLQWMKEEQVPDILATGMFINARIFRLLDVEESEGTATYALQLHAETKEHLDIYQLKYEPALDQGHESRYGGKAVSFRTMMKEV from the coding sequence ATGATACAATACAATCAGACCATTAATATAGAGAGTAGCATAGAAGCCGATTGGCTACAGTGGATGAAAGAGGAGCAGGTTCCTGACATACTGGCCACCGGTATGTTTATTAATGCTCGTATCTTCCGTCTGCTGGATGTGGAAGAATCGGAAGGCACCGCTACTTACGCACTACAACTGCATGCTGAAACTAAAGAGCACCTGGATATTTATCAACTCAAATACGAGCCTGCTTTGGATCAGGGGCATGAAAGCCGCTACGGTGGCAAAGCTGTTAGCTTCCGCACCATGATGAAGGAGGTGTAA
- the hemH gene encoding ferrochelatase, producing the protein MKKPHDKVGVLLVNLGTPDSPKTGDVRRYLREFLMDWRVVDYPLIPRWMLVNLIIAPFRAPKSAKEYQKLWQERGSPLKFYGEDVTQLLQDSLGDRYVVKLAMRYQKPSIKSVLEELQKEMVSSIICIPLFPQYASATSGSVIDKVMEITRNWQVIPELKFISQFPDHPLFIEAHAQQARKLMDKQEYDHYVFSYHGVPVSQIKKASYEDYCQVGSCCNKYGKKNQYCYRAQCFQTSRVLAKKLGIPEEKYTVSFQSRLGPVPWIRPYTDEVLEELAKEGKKKVLALSPAFVADCLETTLEVGEEYKHDFLDAGGEVWDLVESLNDHSTWIACLEDLVLKNDANTKISEEKIPNKKTSDELSSSISRQRL; encoded by the coding sequence ATGAAAAAACCTCATGATAAAGTTGGAGTACTACTTGTAAACCTGGGAACCCCCGATAGCCCTAAGACCGGAGATGTAAGAAGATACCTGCGCGAGTTTTTGATGGACTGGCGGGTGGTAGATTATCCGCTGATACCTCGCTGGATGCTGGTGAATCTGATCATCGCTCCATTCAGAGCCCCTAAATCCGCCAAAGAATACCAAAAGCTATGGCAGGAACGGGGTTCACCACTTAAGTTTTATGGAGAAGATGTCACTCAGCTTCTGCAGGACAGCCTGGGAGACCGTTATGTGGTTAAGCTTGCCATGCGTTATCAGAAGCCCAGCATTAAAAGCGTATTGGAAGAGCTACAGAAAGAAATGGTGAGCAGCATTATCTGTATTCCCCTCTTTCCTCAGTATGCATCGGCTACCAGTGGTTCAGTGATTGACAAGGTGATGGAGATTACCCGCAACTGGCAGGTAATTCCCGAACTCAAGTTTATCAGCCAGTTTCCTGACCATCCTCTCTTCATTGAGGCTCATGCCCAGCAGGCTCGTAAGCTTATGGATAAGCAGGAGTATGATCATTATGTGTTCAGTTACCATGGTGTGCCGGTAAGCCAGATCAAGAAAGCCTCGTATGAAGATTACTGCCAGGTAGGTTCCTGCTGTAATAAGTACGGTAAGAAGAATCAGTACTGCTACCGTGCTCAGTGTTTCCAGACTTCCAGAGTCCTCGCTAAGAAACTGGGTATACCTGAAGAAAAATATACGGTTTCTTTTCAGTCTCGCCTGGGGCCCGTACCCTGGATCAGGCCTTATACTGATGAGGTCTTAGAAGAACTTGCTAAAGAAGGCAAGAAGAAAGTACTTGCACTCTCCCCTGCCTTCGTGGCAGATTGTCTGGAGACTACGCTGGAAGTAGGAGAAGAGTATAAACATGATTTTCTTGATGCCGGAGGTGAAGTCTGGGATCTGGTGGAAAGCTTAAACGACCACTCCACCTGGATTGCATGTTTAGAAGATTTGGTATTAAAAAATGATGCCAACACTAAGATTTCAGAAGAAAAAATACCTAATAAAAAAACCTCAGACGAGCTTAGCAGTTCTATAAGCAGACAGAGGCTGTAA
- the pheA gene encoding prephenate dehydratase has product MTLDDLRKKIDSIDNHLLELLNERMDVVKQVGELKRSTNAIIYRPEREKAILDRLNKLNNGMLNAQAIEAIFLEVFAVSRNIELPERIAYLGPSGSFSHQAAESRFGAMSEYMAIGSIKAIFETVNTGMARFGVVPIENNQEGMVPETADCLAKYDLHIVAEVPMAIHFAFASKTDQLHHIKKIYSKDIAFRQCRNFIDNVVSNPDVELIPVESTSKAARMAATDPESAAICSHIAAQDHQVPILFENIEDSGDNQTRFFILSKDFVNQPSGNDKTSIFVKLAHSDEPGSLVNFLQAFDNEKINMTKIESRPAKKGRSFKYWFFIDFEGHFHDEKVQRVVKQYKSEVKWLGSYVKLI; this is encoded by the coding sequence ATTACTTTAGATGATCTGAGAAAAAAAATTGATAGCATTGACAATCATTTGCTGGAACTCCTCAACGAACGTATGGACGTAGTAAAGCAGGTGGGAGAGCTCAAGCGCTCTACCAATGCTATCATCTACCGTCCGGAACGCGAAAAAGCAATATTGGACCGCCTGAATAAGCTGAACAACGGAATGCTGAATGCCCAGGCCATAGAGGCAATTTTCTTAGAGGTATTCGCAGTCAGTCGTAATATTGAGCTTCCCGAACGGATCGCATACCTCGGGCCAAGTGGCAGCTTTTCACATCAGGCAGCCGAAAGCCGCTTTGGTGCTATGAGTGAGTATATGGCTATCGGTAGCATTAAAGCTATTTTCGAGACTGTCAACACCGGTATGGCTCGCTTTGGTGTAGTGCCCATCGAGAACAATCAGGAAGGGATGGTGCCTGAAACCGCCGATTGCCTGGCCAAATATGATCTGCACATTGTGGCTGAAGTGCCTATGGCTATCCACTTTGCTTTTGCCAGCAAAACCGATCAGTTGCACCATATTAAGAAGATTTATTCCAAAGACATTGCCTTCCGGCAGTGCCGTAATTTTATAGATAATGTGGTGAGTAACCCTGATGTAGAGCTGATTCCTGTGGAGTCCACTTCCAAAGCAGCCCGTATGGCAGCGACTGACCCGGAAAGTGCTGCCATATGTTCTCATATCGCTGCCCAGGATCATCAGGTGCCCATATTATTTGAAAATATTGAAGACTCCGGCGATAACCAAACCCGTTTCTTTATTCTCAGCAAAGATTTTGTCAACCAGCCTAGCGGCAATGATAAAACATCCATTTTTGTCAAGCTCGCCCATTCTGACGAACCGGGCAGCCTGGTTAATTTTTTACAGGCTTTTGATAATGAGAAAATCAACATGACCAAGATTGAAAGCCGGCCGGCCAAAAAAGGGCGCAGCTTCAAATATTGGTTTTTCATTGATTTTGAAGGCCATTTTCATGATGAGAAAGTACAGCGGGTAGTGAAACAGTACAAATCTGAGGTTAAGTGGCTGGGCAGCTACGTGAAGTTAATTTAA
- the glyA gene encoding serine hydroxymethyltransferase, translating to MQRDQEIFDLIQQEKERQQRGIELIASENFTSPQVMEAMGSVLTNKYAEGLPGKRYYGGCEVVDQVEQLAIDRAKELFGASWANVQPHSGAQANAAVMLAILKPGDKILGFDLSHGGHLTHGSPVNFSGKLYQPFFYGVEKESGLIDWDKVEATALQEKPKLIICGASAYSRDWDYERLRAIADKIDAFLLADISHPAALIARGMLNDPLPHCHFVTTTTHKTLRGPRGGLIMMGEDFDNPFGVTLKGNIRPMSALMDMAVFPGTQGGPLEHVIAAKAIAFKEALSDEFMEYVVQVAKNAKVMAKEFMDKGYHVISGGTDNHEMLIDLRSKDITGKLAEKVLGLADITVNKNMVPFDDKSPFVTSGIRTGTAAVTTRGMKESEMESIVAFMDVVLSKPDNESQIAEVKQAVNDLMKRFPLYSSLEKVSG from the coding sequence ATGCAGAGAGACCAGGAAATCTTCGATTTAATTCAGCAAGAGAAAGAAAGACAACAGCGCGGCATAGAGCTGATTGCCTCAGAGAATTTTACCTCACCTCAGGTAATGGAAGCCATGGGCAGTGTACTCACCAATAAGTATGCTGAAGGATTACCCGGAAAGCGCTACTATGGAGGATGTGAAGTAGTAGATCAGGTGGAGCAGCTGGCTATTGACCGTGCAAAAGAGCTGTTTGGAGCAAGCTGGGCTAACGTACAGCCCCATTCCGGTGCCCAGGCTAATGCAGCGGTAATGCTGGCGATCCTTAAGCCCGGAGATAAAATTTTAGGCTTTGACCTGTCTCACGGAGGTCACCTGACGCATGGTTCTCCGGTGAACTTCTCCGGTAAACTATACCAGCCTTTTTTCTATGGCGTAGAAAAAGAGAGTGGTCTGATTGACTGGGACAAAGTAGAAGCTACTGCCCTACAGGAGAAACCAAAACTGATCATATGCGGTGCCTCCGCCTATAGCCGTGACTGGGACTATGAACGCCTCAGAGCTATTGCGGATAAAATTGATGCTTTCCTGCTGGCAGACATTTCGCATCCTGCGGCTTTGATTGCCCGAGGCATGCTGAATGACCCCCTACCCCATTGCCATTTTGTAACCACCACCACGCATAAAACACTGAGAGGCCCTCGCGGAGGATTAATTATGATGGGTGAAGACTTTGATAATCCTTTTGGCGTTACACTAAAAGGTAACATCCGGCCTATGTCGGCTTTGATGGACATGGCTGTTTTCCCCGGAACACAGGGAGGGCCCCTAGAGCATGTGATCGCAGCTAAGGCAATAGCTTTTAAAGAAGCGCTATCCGATGAGTTTATGGAATATGTGGTGCAGGTAGCCAAGAACGCCAAAGTGATGGCAAAGGAGTTTATGGATAAAGGTTATCATGTGATTTCCGGCGGTACGGATAATCATGAAATGCTGATAGACCTGCGCTCTAAAGATATTACCGGAAAGTTGGCAGAAAAAGTGCTTGGGCTGGCAGACATTACCGTCAACAAAAATATGGTTCCTTTTGATGATAAATCACCTTTTGTTACTTCCGGAATCCGCACAGGAACTGCTGCTGTAACTACCAGGGGGATGAAAGAATCAGAAATGGAATCCATCGTAGCGTTTATGGACGTAGTATTAAGTAAGCCTGATAATGAAAGCCAAATAGCGGAAGTGAAGCAGGCAGTAAATGACTTAATGAAGCGTTTTCCTTTGTACAGTAGTTTAGAAAAAGTAAGTGGATAA
- the tatC gene encoding twin-arginine translocase subunit TatC, translating to MSFLDHLEELRWHLIRSLGAILVFGILAFILKEIVWSILILGPTKPDFWTFQMFCRVSSAIGSDAFCFDEMPFIIQSRKMTGQFSMHIISSAVIGLIVAFPYAFWEIWRFVSPGLYDNERKLSRGAVFFVSLLFMTGVLFGYFVVTPISVNFLGNYQVDPSILNEFDITSYVSILVTLVLACGLLFQLPIVVYFLSKAGIITPGALVKYRKHAIVVILIIAALVTPPDPITQMLVTLPLLLLYQASIYISKMVVRKEARKEAEDAAQENTKD from the coding sequence ATGTCTTTTCTGGATCACCTGGAAGAATTGCGCTGGCACCTTATCCGTTCATTGGGGGCTATCCTGGTTTTTGGGATTTTAGCCTTTATTCTTAAAGAAATTGTGTGGAGCATACTCATACTGGGACCTACAAAACCTGACTTCTGGACCTTCCAGATGTTTTGTAGAGTAAGCTCAGCTATCGGCTCAGACGCTTTTTGCTTTGATGAAATGCCTTTTATCATCCAGAGCCGTAAAATGACCGGGCAGTTTTCTATGCACATTATTTCTTCTGCAGTAATAGGGCTGATCGTAGCTTTCCCCTATGCTTTCTGGGAAATTTGGCGGTTCGTGAGCCCGGGCTTATACGATAATGAGCGCAAGCTCAGCCGGGGCGCTGTCTTTTTTGTGAGCTTATTATTCATGACCGGAGTGTTATTTGGTTATTTTGTCGTCACGCCTATCTCGGTCAACTTTCTGGGAAACTATCAGGTAGATCCATCTATCCTGAATGAGTTTGATATTACTTCTTATGTCTCTATACTCGTAACCCTGGTGCTGGCTTGTGGGCTTTTGTTTCAGCTTCCTATAGTAGTATACTTCCTTTCCAAGGCAGGGATCATCACTCCGGGAGCTTTGGTAAAATATCGCAAGCATGCGATCGTAGTGATTTTGATCATCGCAGCGCTGGTCACCCCTCCTGATCCCATTACCCAGATGTTGGTTACTTTGCCGCTCTTACTCCTGTATCAGGCAAGTATCTACATATCTAAAATGGTAGTAAGAAAAGAGGCCAGAAAAGAAGCGGAAGACGCAGCACAGGAAAATACTAAAGACTAA
- the rpiB gene encoding ribose 5-phosphate isomerase B gives MTDLNIAPETVAKGIIALGADHAGFHHKQTIKAHLEKLGFKVKDFGTDSSASVDYPDFAHPLAEAVGNGDCNLGILVCGSGNGVAITANKHPQVRAAICWNVELAALARQHNNANVLCVPERFVSDELALEMTDIFLRTDFEGGRHERRVSKISC, from the coding sequence ATGACTGATTTAAATATAGCGCCGGAGACCGTTGCCAAGGGAATCATCGCCCTGGGAGCCGACCATGCGGGCTTTCATCATAAACAGACAATCAAAGCCCACCTGGAAAAACTGGGCTTCAAAGTAAAAGACTTCGGAACGGACTCCTCAGCCTCAGTAGACTATCCGGACTTTGCACACCCTCTTGCAGAAGCTGTAGGGAATGGAGATTGTAATTTAGGGATTCTAGTGTGTGGAAGCGGCAATGGCGTCGCCATTACTGCCAATAAGCACCCCCAGGTAAGGGCTGCTATTTGCTGGAATGTAGAACTGGCTGCCCTGGCACGTCAGCACAACAATGCCAACGTACTCTGCGTGCCTGAGCGTTTTGTAAGTGATGAGCTAGCGCTGGAAATGACAGATATCTTCCTGAGAACAGATTTTGAAGGAGGTAGGCATGAGCGTAGGGTGTCTAAAATATCCTGCTAA
- the rbfA gene encoding 30S ribosome-binding factor RbfA, with amino-acid sequence MKESKRQKQFSSLIQKDLSEIFQRNAASLVGSHTFITVTRVSMSADLSVAKIYLSFMLSDRQQELLDTVNMKKGEVRRQLGNRIGKQVRVVPELIFYLDDSADHAARIDKILSDLDIPPEEESNSDNKED; translated from the coding sequence ATGAAAGAGAGTAAAAGGCAAAAACAGTTTTCAAGTCTTATACAGAAAGATTTGAGCGAAATATTTCAGAGAAATGCAGCTTCTTTGGTAGGATCTCATACCTTCATTACTGTCACAAGGGTAAGTATGAGTGCCGACCTGAGTGTAGCTAAAATATACTTAAGTTTTATGTTGAGTGATCGTCAGCAGGAGTTGTTGGACACTGTAAACATGAAAAAAGGAGAAGTACGCCGACAGTTGGGTAATCGCATTGGTAAACAGGTAAGAGTAGTTCCTGAACTGATCTTCTATCTGGATGATAGTGCAGATCATGCCGCCCGTATTGATAAAATATTGTCTGATCTGGACATCCCGCCGGAAGAAGAGAGCAACTCTGACAATAAAGAGGATTAA
- a CDS encoding ABC transporter permease codes for MNLSLLIARRYFRSKKKKNFIQVISNISMVGVAIGTMALVVVLSVFNGLEDLIRESYNTFDPEIKIVPKRGKTFDVNDSLLNVIQQVEGVSIVTEVIEDKALLGYQDATMTAILKGVSDNFIEQNRLNKAMVHGELALKKDGKSFAILGRGVQYTLSVSPSNEFYALQVFSPKRETEAGFNPDPMTRYFKRRNIMPGGVFAIEKQFDANYVLVPLDFAANLFDYAGKRTALEIKTMEDIKISQVQESLQEILGNHLEVLNSDQQHESLLKAIKIEKLFVYLTFSFILAVASFNIFFSLSMLAIDKKKDVAMLIAMGARKKVVRSVFLYEGAIIAFIGTVSGLAVGLLVCWAQQTFGLVSMGMQTAIVDAYPVKMQFTDFFYTAVSITIITFLASYRPASIAARTEVKDFL; via the coding sequence TTGAACCTGTCATTACTGATTGCGAGACGGTATTTTCGTTCTAAGAAGAAGAAGAACTTCATACAGGTTATCTCTAATATTTCTATGGTAGGAGTTGCCATTGGCACGATGGCGCTGGTGGTGGTACTCTCAGTATTCAATGGCCTGGAAGATCTCATCCGTGAATCTTATAATACTTTTGACCCCGAGATCAAAATTGTTCCCAAGCGAGGAAAAACTTTTGATGTCAACGACTCACTGCTTAATGTAATACAGCAAGTAGAAGGGGTCTCTATCGTGACAGAAGTGATTGAGGATAAAGCACTGCTAGGTTATCAGGATGCAACAATGACTGCAATACTGAAAGGAGTGAGCGATAACTTCATAGAGCAGAACCGTCTGAATAAGGCCATGGTACATGGTGAACTGGCCCTCAAGAAAGACGGTAAAAGCTTTGCCATACTGGGCAGAGGGGTACAATATACCCTTTCTGTATCTCCTTCCAATGAATTCTACGCATTGCAGGTATTCAGCCCCAAGCGGGAAACTGAGGCAGGTTTTAACCCGGACCCTATGACACGTTATTTTAAAAGACGAAACATAATGCCCGGAGGAGTATTTGCGATAGAAAAACAGTTTGATGCTAATTATGTCCTTGTTCCCCTAGACTTTGCTGCTAACCTTTTTGACTATGCAGGCAAAAGAACTGCGCTGGAAATCAAAACCATGGAAGACATAAAAATCAGCCAGGTACAGGAAAGTTTACAGGAAATACTGGGAAATCATCTGGAAGTACTCAATAGCGACCAGCAACACGAAAGCCTCCTGAAAGCAATCAAAATAGAAAAGCTCTTTGTGTATCTTACATTTTCATTTATCCTGGCAGTAGCTTCTTTCAATATTTTCTTTTCACTGTCTATGCTGGCGATTGACAAGAAAAAAGATGTTGCTATGCTCATTGCAATGGGAGCCAGAAAAAAAGTAGTGCGTTCTGTATTCCTTTATGAGGGAGCCATAATTGCATTTATAGGCACAGTAAGTGGTCTGGCAGTAGGCTTACTGGTCTGTTGGGCACAGCAAACTTTCGGTTTGGTTTCTATGGGCATGCAGACTGCTATTGTAGATGCCTATCCGGTAAAAATGCAGTTTACCGATTTTTTTTATACAGCAGTGAGCATCACAATTATTACTTTTTTAGCATCATATCGCCCGGCTAGTATCGCTGCACGTACAGAAGTCAAAGATTTTTTGTAG
- a CDS encoding DEAD/DEAH box helicase → MKVSTERPFRIIYSLFLHEYLGYLFESFAVQLDDQGAFTFEHQNISSKNAHEFASELSEEDYELIRLMDVMQQDAVINKFHKKKIKTHEFFYKIYEGSTEKSQQIRQEIDEYLEKIRTQLLPLLKGKRLFEMSNDGEPVGKEVEVLKEKATVLFHFRRNEDNTHYFPTIKHNGEKVDFQYKNAYIICKQPAWMVLENKLYSFEKDVDGNKLQPFLNKKFIMIPRKVEDSYYRKFVAPLVASFDVYAKGFEIQTERFQPVPQLNFYELYHSQPELVEADRNSSQTDLSDSDKICFELSFLYGNNTFKTSQDDGVSVVVEKQKNDYIFHRIVRNCRREQEVLQFFQNRAIEFSKSKAVLDKSKAFEWINEYKQTLEEEGIVLNQQNGTDKTYFIGESTIDIEVRENIDWFDIYAKVKFGPYEIPFQQIRELILGKQRELKLPNGEIAVIPEVWFTEYSELFAFSEEKSTDEGDTLQLKKYHLALVQDLHSGSLAKVTMDRKLDRLREFSKIEDQTLPEDFSGTLRPYQKAGYNWMNFLNAYNFGGCLADDMGLGKTVQTLALLQKLKEQQVQNDSVGAQTSLLVMPTSLIYNWEMEAAKFTPGLKVFIYTGTNRDKNVEQFQDYDLVLTSYGIVRLDVDILKHYYFNYVILDESQAIKNPDSNIAQAVQELNSKFRLILTGTPLENSTLDLWSQMSFINPGLLGSQSFFKNEFVQPIEKKGDLGKTAKLYSIIKPFILRRQKWQVAKELPEKVENVQYCTMTEEQEACYEEAKSFYRNEILNLIESKGINKSQMLLLQGLTKLRQIANHPRMVDEQYNESSGKLEDTMHMMLNAISEGHKILVFSQFVKHLALLREELDKKNISFAYLDGSTKNRKEQVERFQNDDSLRLFLISLRAGGVGLNLTKADYVFIMDPWWNPAIEQQAIDRAHRIGQENKVFTYKFISRNTVEEKILKLQQNKLRLATELISTEESFVKKLTKEDISAILE, encoded by the coding sequence ATGAAAGTTTCCACTGAACGACCCTTTAGAATCATATATTCACTTTTTCTCCACGAGTACCTGGGCTATCTTTTTGAATCCTTTGCGGTGCAACTTGACGATCAGGGAGCGTTTACTTTTGAGCATCAGAATATCTCATCCAAAAACGCACATGAGTTTGCCTCTGAGCTCTCGGAAGAAGACTATGAGCTTATCCGGCTTATGGATGTCATGCAACAGGATGCTGTGATCAACAAGTTTCATAAGAAGAAGATCAAGACGCATGAGTTTTTCTACAAGATTTATGAAGGCAGCACCGAAAAAAGCCAGCAGATCCGTCAGGAAATAGATGAGTACCTGGAGAAAATTCGTACGCAGCTTCTTCCTCTACTCAAAGGCAAGCGCCTTTTTGAAATGAGTAACGACGGTGAACCGGTAGGCAAGGAAGTGGAAGTACTTAAGGAGAAAGCTACTGTACTTTTTCACTTTCGTCGTAATGAGGATAATACTCATTACTTCCCTACCATTAAGCATAATGGAGAAAAGGTAGACTTTCAGTACAAAAATGCCTACATCATATGTAAGCAACCGGCCTGGATGGTATTGGAAAATAAGCTGTATAGCTTTGAGAAAGATGTAGATGGTAATAAGCTTCAGCCTTTCCTCAACAAGAAGTTCATCATGATCCCCCGAAAGGTAGAAGACTCCTACTATCGCAAGTTTGTAGCTCCCCTTGTGGCTTCTTTTGATGTATATGCCAAGGGGTTTGAGATACAGACAGAGCGCTTTCAGCCGGTTCCTCAGCTTAATTTTTATGAGCTTTATCATAGCCAGCCGGAACTGGTAGAAGCTGACAGGAACTCTTCACAGACTGACCTTTCGGACTCGGATAAAATATGCTTTGAACTCTCTTTTTTATACGGTAATAACACCTTCAAAACTTCGCAGGATGATGGCGTAAGTGTGGTAGTAGAGAAGCAAAAGAATGACTATATCTTTCACCGCATCGTGAGAAATTGCAGGCGCGAGCAGGAGGTATTACAGTTTTTCCAAAACAGGGCGATAGAATTTAGTAAGTCAAAAGCAGTGCTGGATAAGAGCAAGGCTTTTGAGTGGATCAATGAATACAAACAGACATTAGAAGAAGAAGGGATTGTCCTCAATCAGCAGAATGGTACCGATAAGACTTACTTCATCGGTGAGTCTACCATTGATATTGAAGTTAGAGAAAACATAGACTGGTTCGATATTTATGCCAAGGTAAAATTTGGCCCTTACGAAATCCCTTTTCAGCAGATACGCGAACTGATTTTGGGTAAGCAGCGGGAGCTAAAGCTGCCCAATGGTGAGATTGCTGTAATTCCTGAAGTGTGGTTTACAGAATATTCGGAGTTGTTCGCCTTCAGTGAAGAAAAGAGTACAGATGAGGGAGATACCCTGCAGCTGAAGAAATACCACCTGGCATTGGTACAGGACTTACACAGTGGAAGCCTAGCCAAGGTAACCATGGACCGTAAGCTGGATCGTCTTCGTGAGTTTAGTAAGATTGAAGACCAAACGCTGCCGGAGGACTTTAGTGGAACCCTTCGCCCTTATCAGAAGGCTGGTTACAACTGGATGAACTTTCTCAATGCTTACAATTTTGGGGGCTGCCTGGCCGATGATATGGGCTTGGGAAAAACTGTACAAACCCTGGCGCTACTGCAAAAACTGAAAGAGCAGCAAGTGCAGAACGATAGTGTTGGGGCGCAAACCTCTTTATTGGTAATGCCCACCTCCCTGATCTACAATTGGGAAATGGAAGCGGCAAAGTTTACGCCTGGACTCAAAGTGTTTATCTATACCGGAACCAATCGGGATAAGAATGTGGAGCAGTTTCAGGATTATGATCTGGTACTTACCTCCTATGGCATTGTGCGTCTGGACGTAGACATCCTGAAACACTACTATTTCAATTATGTGATCCTGGATGAGTCTCAGGCGATCAAAAACCCCGATTCTAATATTGCTCAGGCCGTTCAGGAGCTTAATTCAAAATTTCGCCTTATCCTTACCGGTACGCCGCTGGAAAATAGTACGCTGGACCTCTGGTCGCAGATGTCATTTATCAATCCGGGCTTACTAGGCTCGCAGTCGTTTTTCAAGAATGAATTTGTACAGCCGATTGAGAAAAAAGGAGACCTGGGTAAAACTGCCAAGCTATACTCTATCATCAAACCCTTTATCCTGCGCAGACAGAAATGGCAGGTGGCCAAAGAGCTTCCCGAGAAGGTTGAGAACGTACAATACTGTACCATGACAGAGGAGCAGGAAGCCTGCTATGAGGAAGCCAAGTCATTTTATCGTAATGAGATTTTGAACCTTATAGAAAGCAAAGGAATCAATAAATCTCAGATGCTTTTGTTGCAGGGGCTTACCAAGCTAAGGCAAATCGCTAACCATCCCAGAATGGTAGATGAGCAATACAATGAGAGCTCCGGAAAGCTGGAAGATACCATGCATATGATGCTCAATGCTATAAGCGAAGGGCATAAAATACTGGTTTTCAGTCAGTTCGTGAAGCACCTTGCGTTGCTACGTGAAGAATTAGATAAAAAAAATATCTCTTTTGCCTACCTTGACGGCAGTACCAAAAACCGCAAAGAGCAAGTGGAGCGCTTTCAGAATGATGACTCACTGCGGCTTTTCCTGATCTCTCTCAGAGCAGGAGGAGTTGGCCTTAACCTGACCAAAGCAGATTATGTGTTTATCATGGACCCCTGGTGGAACCCTGCCATAGAGCAGCAGGCCATTGACCGGGCGCACCGCATCGGGCAGGAGAATAAGGTGTTTACGTACAAATTCATTAGCCGGAATACGGTAGAAGAGAAAATTCTGAAGCTGCAGCAGAATAAACTCAGGCTGGCCACCGAACTGATCTCTACGGAAGAAAGCTTTGTCAAAAAACTGACCAAAGAAGACATCAGCGCGATACTGGAGTAA
- a CDS encoding ribonuclease HII, with product MLKASFTEDLIEAGCDEVGRGCLAGPVVAAAVVLPKDFSHPLLTDSKLLRLEDRIAIKEEIKEQALAYAIAEVDNQTIDEVNILNASFLAMHRAVEQLDTQPELLLIDGNRFNPYPFIPHQCIIKGDSEFYSIAAASVLAKTYRDELMQRLADDYPQYGWQTNVGYPTQKHRAAIAEYGATPWHRRSFRLS from the coding sequence ATGTTAAAAGCATCTTTTACAGAAGACTTGATAGAAGCCGGTTGCGATGAAGTGGGGCGTGGATGCCTGGCAGGTCCGGTAGTGGCCGCGGCAGTTGTTCTACCGAAGGACTTTTCACACCCTTTGCTGACAGACTCAAAACTGCTTAGGCTGGAAGATAGAATAGCCATCAAAGAAGAAATTAAGGAGCAGGCTTTAGCCTATGCCATTGCGGAGGTCGACAACCAGACGATAGACGAAGTGAATATCCTGAACGCCTCTTTCCTGGCGATGCACCGGGCAGTAGAGCAGTTGGACACGCAGCCAGAACTATTGCTTATTGATGGCAATCGTTTTAACCCCTACCCTTTCATTCCCCATCAGTGTATTATCAAGGGAGACAGTGAATTTTATTCCATTGCGGCAGCATCTGTTTTGGCTAAAACCTATAGAGATGAGCTGATGCAGCGATTGGCAGATGACTATCCTCAGTACGGCTGGCAAACCAATGTGGGCTATCCTACCCAAAAGCACCGTGCAGCTATAGCGGAGTATGGCGCTACACCCTGGCACCGCAGGTCTTTCCGCCTGTCATAA